Part of the Hevea brasiliensis isolate MT/VB/25A 57/8 chromosome 16, ASM3005281v1, whole genome shotgun sequence genome is shown below.
TATTTTGTATTAGATTTTTAAGCTGCAATcagattattttatatatattatccattaaaaattaaatataaaagatatataatataatctattTATTAGATATATAAATCCAAGCACTTATGATAAATTTGATTTATGCAAGAATTCCTTTGTTATTATATAATTGTCCACAATTGTTCAGTTATTAgttatttcacttttctatttgaaGCATTGGCTGCTATCTACTGGTGTGCAAACTATACAACGGCGGTTAAATTAGGCCTCAGCAGTAAAAGGCAATAGAACACGCATGGTTGCAGATAACCGCAAGGTAAGATCCTTTCTTGAGTACATGGAGATGAAAACCTGAGATTTCTAGTGCTGCGATTCTCCATTGCTGCAACCATGAGATTGTTCCTTTTATATCTGAAGGGTAGGTTTGTAGTTCCAGTTGGACTTATTTAAAAGCCTCTGCAAAGATAGCCTTACGCCTTTTCAGGCTGGACAACAtggattattttatatattatcaaTAAGAATGGTTTGATTATCTTGAAACAGGTTAGGATTCTTTATAGGGTCAGGTATACCGATGTTCCCCCAACCCATTCCGTGGGGTCTGCTAAACTCCCAGCCTATGCTCACATAGTTATTATACAAGTAAAGAAGGATGGCTGGCCGGCTTCCAAATCTTAAGGAGCAGGAGAATCATTATCTTCAACATATATACATGGTCTTTGCAAACATAATCAACCAAATACACTACTGGCATTGGCAATTTGCAAACATATGCGCATGATCTTTTGATGCTCGAGTTATATGAACTGTGTATAAGCATTTTAGTTCTAGTCATCCTTTTCAAGGCAAAAATTTCCCCCGTCTCAGTAAGCCACATGTCAGTTCCTGATATGATTCTTTATGCAAGGGGTGCATTGTACATACGTACTTAGGCAAATAACGAAATATGGTTCATAGAAACAGGACAATTATGTGAGAAAGGAGATGCTAAATTGTGACAAATCATGTGCAGAAAAACTAATAAATAAAGATTCTGCTACTAATCTGCTATTGATGAAACATTTCCTAAAACTTTTTAACCTTTGTAGATCAGCAGCCACCAAATGAATAGATGAACTAGACTAAAATATTCTCATTTCTTGCACTTTACTATCATTTTTTTAACAAAAGtgaaaaagatatatatatatataactcgaACTCCAGCTAACATACCCCATTTGAATAGTTCTCGGGCGTCTAGATACCGGGTACCAGACATCTTAGTGGTTTTGAAGCGGGGAATGCTGAAATCTAAGCTGTGTTCACAATTTGGATAGCACAGAGGTCGCAGGTTGTGACGGTCCTGAGTGCAGTGAAAACGGGATTTTGAGTAGTActcccattcccatgaccatTCATTTTGACCTTGCTGATTACTTTTTGTAAAGTTGAGACCTTTTTGGAAAACATCCAGCCAGCTGTTCTTTGATTCTGGACTGGATGATATTTTGTAGGATCTGCTcgcggatatatatatatatatatatatatatatatatatatctccttTACATGGACCTACCAAACAAATTCGGCTTCAGAAAATGAAATTTCCACCTGGATCTTTCATGCtttcaatttttatttacttaactggaaagcAAAACACAATGACAGTGATACCTACATTTTGATATAGCTTATATCCAAGGTACTATTTGttaattaataatactaattaaaCTCTTCTAATAATACACATTTGTTTGTACCTTATAAATTGTGCTCATAATTCCTTCCTCTTCCATTAAGGGTATCTGGGAAGCACTCTCTACCTGAAAATTTTCTTCATGGCTGAGTTTACAGAATATTTGCAGAGGCTAAGAACTTCTCAGCCTTTCATAGAGATGGATATGAACATACACATGCTGAAGCAGCTTCCAGAGCTAAATCCAAGTATCTTAGAGAATTTCAGTGTCAATGACTTCTTAGTAGACTCTTTCTTGGCCCACCACCAACAACCACCTGAATTTTCTGCAAGCTACGATCACAATGGTCTTTCAAGTACTTTCCATCATCCTGACATCTTGAATTCGGCAACAATTGTTCATGCTGTCGCTTCCACCTCGAGTCAAAATCTTTTCCCTGACAGCTGCAAGAAGAGAAAAGCAGAGGCACAATCAACCAGCAGTTCCAAGAACATTTCTCCTACAGCCTCTACTACCAATACAAAGAAAAAGAATGTGTGTATCTGTCTGTTTCTtgaacccttttttttttaatcttttcttTAAGTTTCAGTTTCTAATTTTTTATCTCTATTTAAATTAAGCTAATAAGTATTTGGTCTTGGTGTTTTCAGAAGTTAGGCAGAGGTAAAAAAGGAAAGAACAAAGAGAAAGAAGTGGATGAAGCGGAAGAAGTTATTCATGTTAGAGCAAAAAGAGGCCAAGCTACTGATAGTCATAGTATAGCAGAAAGGGTAAATTTGCATACAATCATAAAACTGGAGTATCTATTGGTTTAGCTAACCAGCTATCTATCTCTAAGAACATTATGATTATAGTCATGAAGTGAATAATTTGACTGTaatgttatttattattttttcatcAGGTAAGAAGAGAGAAAATCAATAACAAGTTGAGATGTTTGCAGGACCTTGTTCCTGGATGCCACAAGGTAGAACTTTCTTATGAATATATGGACATGTGTGTTTATACATACATGTTATATACATATTTTCTGCTTTTAAACATGAATACTGATATGGGTATATTAATTCACAGTCAATGGGAATCGCAGTAATGCTAGACGAGATAATCAATTATGTCCATTCATTGCAGAATCAGGTTGAGGTAAGCCTAATATCTACAAAATCTGCTTTGACTCTATCTTATAGAAGTTGATGAATACACCTAAAGATTTGGATTAACAGCTCTTTTTCATTGTTATCATTAATCTTTTTTCTTCCCAATATTCAGTTCCTTTCCATGGAGCTTGCAGCAGCAAGTTGTTCTTATGACCTCAACTTGGAAACAGAAACTTCCAAAAAGGCTCAGGTGCTTCTTTAATTTAATCTATTtctcaaagtttttttttttgaaaaaaaggaagagaaaaagccTCCTAAAATCTTGGGTCCTCACTACGCTGCCTTATTTTGTTTGCCTAACCTAttacaagatatggtcaatagattctttttattaaatgaaattattatattAGCATATAAATATAGATAAAGAAAAAGCAAGCAAGAAAAGCACTTTTAAGCAGTCACTATCCCACCAAAAACACAAAGACATGTTGAATAAGTGCTGGATGTGCCATTTCATATATGAATCCATTGTATCTCACAACTGACAAGCTCTAACTGGCATGAAATTGATTTTAATTGTATTTATATTCCGGACAAGTAAGAAAATGAAGCATTAATAATGCAGGGAACAAATTCACCTGGGGCACAGGAGAGGCAGAAATGGTGGAGAGAAGGATATGGAGAGCCCGGTTACTTCCAATCTACATGGTCCATTTGACTGGATTTTTGGCCATTACTCTTTTGTTTCTGGCTACAAAAGCATATGATGAACATGCTTCCTATCCCTTTTTCCTGCAAATAAACTGTGTCTCTATATGTGTAGCAGACATGCTAATGATATTTTCATTACTTCACAAAAGGTCCAGAGAcaaatacaaaaataaaaaaagaaaaaaaaaatctgtttATTTGTCCAATTTTAAGAGTTtaattttcctttcctttcttttccTATTTGATTGAGGTAATTTGTGGCTTCTAGTGTTCCTATACATGTACTGATGTTGACCTGTCGGCAAGAGCACTGAACCACAGCTGGTCTTGGATAGATCTTGACTTCTCTTGTATTGCCTTTTTTACATTTTCATTTCCATTAATTATATGTCAATTTTTATGacgcgctttttttttttttttgtcatttggaTGGCTTGGTGACCATTTGTTGCTCAGTTTAACCAGACACTTCCACATGTGATTCCTGGTTTTTTGGCATTACAAGCAAGAGAGAAACCAGCAAAGAGTTTGCAAATGTTAACAGAATCTGATTAATGACCCTATGTAATCAACATTCACTAATAATGATTAATTAGCTATAATTTAAGCATTATAAGGGGCCTATTTGGATAATTAATTGCTGATCCAAACAAGCATTTAGTGATGATTACTTTTGCTGAGTAAAGTTTGAATGTGATCTTTAGCTATTGATAAAAGACATCCTATGGCCAAACCAATTGTGAACAAAAATGTCTGGTGAACAGCTGGACCAACTATGATACAAGAACAGTCCAAAAGGAATAGACTTTAACTTTACAAGTAGTGGCTCTTTCCTTTTATTAGCTTTCTGGTGTCTGTTATCACACCCTCAATACTTATGATCAAGGAAGTGGAAGCAATGTTATTCATGGTCACATGTTGATGGTAACAATTGCTGTTGAAGGAGGAGGAGACATCACCATTTAATCAAAATTGCTTCATTACAAAGGCTTAACAGCATCTGAAACTACACAAGTCCTTGGATAATCACTTCATTTAGAAgtacttttctttctttcttttttttcctctGCAGTTCTGATTAGTTTGTATCAGATGAAAAGCTCAGTTTGCTTTTGGAGGGACAAGTAGACTTTCAAACAGAATCATAGAGAGAACTTGTGACATCCAACATCTAATTAAGGATTATCCAAAAACATGTCCTACAAAAATGTATATATCTATGAACAGAATCTCATGGATGTTGCCAATTCATAAAGCTGAatgattgtaatgaataaatgtagTAGAATAACTATGGGGGCACCAAAGGGGataaaaaagggaaaataaagatgcATTGCATCCAAAGATATAAGTTAGAATACAGCTTGTGAATGGGCCATATTATGCTCACAAGAGGATGAAGCAATATGGGTTCAAAGATTTCTTAAATGAAAAATACCTTAAGAAGAATCTTTAAATCAAAATTAGAGTAAAGAGAAAAGTAAATAAAAGTTTATTCTAATATATTGAGAAAGTAAACTATGTTTTATATATTACAAGAAATGATTTGAAAATTATCACTCGTATTTGCTTTCTACAAAAGAATCAAAAGGTTGCTTTGCAAAGGCCATACTGTTCACTTAATTTGATGTATGAATGTACTAACAGTTTACTCTATATATACCTATGCCAATTGCCAAAAAAGAGAAGTGGTTGTGAGTGAAAAAAAATGTACAAATTGGCCACTTTAAGAAACTCAACAATAATTGAGAAGCAAAGCCAAAATCACAGGGATAGACATGTGTATACATATGTGTTCTAACAACAAAGGAgccatttatacatatatttgaattGACTATCGAGAGATGTTTATGCTTACATGTGTGTGTACATATCACTATATATGGATCCATGTTTGGTTGTCTACATGTCCCTCTTGTCTGTTTGGTTGTCTGATTGATCTTAGTTTCTCCTACATTGTGGAAATGTAGCATGTACATATGCACCCTAACATTATGGCTTCTAAGTGAAAATGCCTCTCTTTTTTATATTCGTAATAGTGTGCATG
Proteins encoded:
- the LOC110637846 gene encoding transcription factor bHLH75: MAEFTEYLQRLRTSQPFIEMDMNIHMLKQLPELNPSILENFSVNDFLVDSFLAHHQQPPEFSASYDHNGLSSTFHHPDILNSATIVHAVASTSSQNLFPDSCKKRKAEAQSTSSSKNISPTASTTNTKKKNKLGRGKKGKNKEKEVDEAEEVIHVRAKRGQATDSHSIAERVRREKINNKLRCLQDLVPGCHKSMGIAVMLDEIINYVHSLQNQVEFLSMELAAASCSYDLNLETETSKKAQGTNSPGAQERQKWWREGYGEPGYFQSTWSI